One Burkholderia pyrrocinia DNA segment encodes these proteins:
- a CDS encoding MOSC domain-containing protein: MPAISELFVYPIKSCAGIALPRAQLLETGLAYDRHWLITDPAGQMITQRTHPRLALIRTALDSDALVLNAPGMREIRTPLDGDVSPATPKMAATVWRDTVDAIDTGAETAAWLTEFLGMPTKLARFGPDARRGCNRKWTGEIDTHTQFADGYPLLVIGQTSLDDLNARLVAKGAPAIPMNRFRPNIVVSDLDAYEEDFVEHLDTDGATPVRLRLVKPCTRCPMPTIDQVTGAPDPAWPHEPTDTMQTYRANPNYDDALTFGINAIVVEGAGAWLEIGQSVEAEIGFGD, from the coding sequence ATGCCAGCCATCAGCGAACTTTTCGTCTACCCGATCAAATCCTGCGCCGGCATCGCGCTGCCGCGCGCGCAACTGCTCGAAACGGGCCTCGCATACGACCGCCACTGGCTGATCACCGATCCCGCCGGGCAGATGATCACGCAGCGCACACACCCGCGCCTCGCGCTGATCCGCACCGCACTCGACAGCGATGCACTCGTGCTGAACGCGCCGGGCATGCGCGAGATTCGCACGCCGCTCGACGGCGACGTGTCGCCCGCCACGCCGAAGATGGCCGCGACCGTCTGGCGCGACACGGTCGACGCGATCGACACGGGTGCCGAAACGGCCGCGTGGCTCACCGAATTCCTCGGCATGCCGACGAAGCTCGCGCGCTTCGGGCCTGACGCGCGTCGCGGCTGCAACCGCAAATGGACGGGCGAGATCGATACGCACACGCAGTTCGCGGACGGCTATCCGCTGCTCGTGATCGGCCAGACGTCGCTCGACGACCTGAATGCGCGGCTCGTCGCGAAAGGCGCGCCGGCGATCCCGATGAACCGCTTCCGCCCGAACATCGTCGTGTCGGACCTCGATGCATACGAAGAGGATTTCGTCGAACACCTCGACACCGACGGCGCGACGCCCGTGCGGCTGCGCCTCGTGAAGCCGTGCACGCGCTGCCCGATGCCGACGATCGACCAGGTCACCGGCGCGCCCGACCCTGCATGGCCGCATGAGCCGACCGACACGATGCAGACCTATCGCGCGAATCCGAACTACGACGATGCGCTGACGTTCGGCATCAACGCGATCGTCGTCGAAGGCGCGGGCGCGTGGCTCGAAATCGGGCAGTCGGTCGAAGCGGAGATCGGGTTCGGCGATTGA
- a CDS encoding ABC transporter ATP-binding protein, which produces MVSAAVLEPSVAASSTVTAPRGARIDIRRVSHAFDGPGGPLPVLDDVTLSVAAGEFVALLGPSGCGKSTLLRLVAGLDAARQGTIAQDGVPIERPDPSRIVVFQDPTLYPWRRVRANVALGLEARGVARVAQHRVDDALARVGLQEFSNVFPHQLSGGMAQRVALARALVNDPRLLILDEPLGKLDSLTRLTMQAELTTLWQRDGFSALLVTHDVEEALFLAQRVIVFGPRPARIVAELHVDLPYPRHRGDPRLAELRHDALRHLGLDASW; this is translated from the coding sequence ATGGTAAGCGCCGCCGTACTCGAACCGTCCGTTGCAGCTTCGTCCACCGTCACGGCACCGCGCGGTGCGCGCATCGACATCCGCCGCGTGAGCCATGCATTCGACGGCCCCGGCGGCCCGCTGCCGGTGCTCGACGACGTCACGCTGTCGGTCGCGGCCGGCGAATTCGTCGCGCTGCTCGGCCCGAGCGGCTGCGGGAAATCGACGCTGCTGCGCCTCGTCGCGGGCCTCGACGCCGCGCGGCAAGGCACGATCGCGCAGGACGGCGTGCCGATCGAACGACCCGATCCGTCGCGCATCGTCGTGTTCCAGGACCCGACGCTGTACCCGTGGCGACGCGTGCGCGCGAACGTCGCGCTCGGCCTCGAAGCGCGCGGCGTGGCGCGGGTCGCGCAGCATCGCGTCGACGATGCGCTCGCGCGCGTCGGGCTGCAGGAATTCTCGAATGTGTTTCCGCATCAACTGTCCGGCGGGATGGCGCAGCGGGTCGCGCTCGCCCGCGCGCTCGTCAACGATCCGCGCCTGCTGATTCTCGACGAGCCGCTCGGCAAGCTCGATTCGCTGACGCGACTCACGATGCAGGCCGAGTTGACCACGCTGTGGCAACGCGACGGGTTCTCCGCGCTGCTCGTCACGCACGATGTCGAGGAAGCGCTGTTTCTCGCGCAGCGCGTGATCGTGTTCGGGCCGCGTCCGGCACGGATCGTCGCCGAATTGCACGTCGACCTGCCCTACCCGCGCCATCGCGGCGACCCGCGCCTAGCCGAACTGCGCCACGACGCGCTGCGGCATCTCGGGCTCGATGCGAGCTGGTAG
- a CDS encoding response regulator, whose amino-acid sequence MRVLLVEDNPNLAQSLNDALSAARFAVDHMADGEAADHVLRTQDYALVILDLGLPKLDGLEVLRRLRARRNPVPVLILTAHGSVEDRVKGLDLGADDYLAKPFELTELEARARALIRRSLGHEHSRVECGPLSYDSIDRSFHLAGEPLSLTPRERSVLEVLILRNGRAINKDTLSEKIFGLDESVNADAIEIYVYRLRKKLENTGVAIVTLRGLGYLLEAKAV is encoded by the coding sequence ATGCGTGTGCTGCTCGTCGAAGACAATCCGAACCTGGCCCAGTCGCTGAACGACGCGCTGAGCGCCGCGCGCTTCGCGGTCGATCACATGGCGGATGGCGAAGCGGCGGACCACGTGCTGCGCACGCAGGATTACGCGCTGGTGATCCTCGATCTCGGGCTGCCGAAGCTCGACGGGCTGGAGGTGCTGCGGCGGCTGCGCGCGCGGCGCAATCCGGTGCCGGTGCTGATCCTCACCGCGCACGGGTCGGTCGAGGACCGCGTGAAGGGGCTCGATCTCGGCGCCGACGACTATCTCGCGAAGCCGTTCGAGCTGACCGAACTGGAGGCGCGCGCCCGCGCGCTGATCCGGCGCAGCCTCGGCCACGAGCATTCGCGGGTCGAATGCGGGCCGCTTTCGTACGACAGTATCGATCGCAGCTTCCACCTCGCGGGCGAACCGCTGTCGCTCACGCCGCGCGAGCGCTCGGTGCTCGAGGTGCTGATCCTGCGCAACGGCCGCGCGATCAACAAGGACACGCTGTCGGAGAAGATCTTCGGGCTCGACGAATCGGTCAACGCCGACGCGATCGAGATCTACGTGTACCGGCTGCGGAAGAAGCTCGAGAACACGGGCGTCGCGATCGTCACGCTGCGCGGGCTCGGATATCTGCTCGAAGCGAAGGCGGTATGA
- a CDS encoding ABC transporter substrate-binding protein: MNSTRRHFLAQASALATIAAAPTALRAQSGARPLLRAGDQKGGLRALLEAAGELNGLAYDIAWTEFPAAAPLAEALNAAAVDCGPIGDAPVIFALASGARIKVIGANRSDPYGTAVLVQPDAALKGAADLKGKRIGTTRGSIGHFVTLKALDAAGLPPDAVSFRFLPPADTMLALATGSIDAWATWEPYTALAETSGRARVLVNGRGLWSGLSYIAATDTAIASKRDVLHDFLRRVVRAQTWSYRHVDAYSAALARIIGIPPAAAKLQFERRNTRWLPIDASVIAEQQRTADFYLKAGLLRQPLDVRTTFDPGFPLA; the protein is encoded by the coding sequence ATGAATTCGACCCGACGCCATTTCCTCGCACAAGCGAGCGCCCTCGCCACGATCGCCGCGGCCCCGACCGCGCTGCGCGCGCAATCGGGCGCACGGCCGCTGCTGCGCGCCGGCGACCAGAAAGGCGGGTTGCGCGCGCTGCTCGAAGCGGCCGGCGAACTGAACGGCCTCGCGTACGACATCGCGTGGACCGAGTTCCCGGCCGCCGCACCGCTCGCCGAAGCGCTGAACGCGGCCGCCGTCGATTGCGGGCCGATCGGCGATGCGCCGGTGATCTTCGCGCTCGCGTCGGGCGCACGCATCAAGGTGATCGGCGCGAACCGTTCCGATCCGTACGGCACGGCCGTGCTCGTGCAGCCCGACGCGGCGCTGAAAGGCGCGGCCGACCTGAAGGGCAAGCGCATCGGCACCACACGCGGCTCGATCGGCCATTTCGTCACGTTGAAGGCGCTCGACGCGGCCGGCCTGCCGCCCGATGCCGTGTCGTTCCGCTTCCTGCCGCCGGCCGACACGATGCTCGCGCTCGCGACCGGATCGATCGACGCATGGGCGACGTGGGAGCCCTATACCGCGCTCGCGGAAACGAGCGGCCGCGCGCGCGTGCTCGTCAACGGCCGCGGCCTGTGGTCGGGCCTCAGCTACATCGCGGCGACCGACACCGCGATCGCGTCGAAGCGCGACGTGCTGCACGATTTCCTGCGGCGCGTCGTGCGCGCGCAGACATGGTCGTACCGGCATGTCGACGCATATTCCGCGGCGCTCGCGCGCATCATCGGCATTCCGCCGGCGGCCGCGAAGCTGCAGTTCGAGCGCCGCAACACGCGCTGGCTGCCGATCGACGCGTCGGTGATCGCCGAACAGCAGCGCACGGCCGACTTCTACCTGAAGGCCGGGCTGCTGCGCCAGCCGCTCGACGTGCGCACGACGTTCGACCCGGGCTTCCCGCTCGCATGA
- a CDS encoding c-type cytochrome — MNAPPLSDWTLAFLQLLYRAQIALTRMLHAVGLTGDADGQAAWPWTYRIALETLRIDAGLTRQLAFACAVTALAVALGVVALASRKWRFASAIAAIAVAWFAPWPPSSLWLAPAVPTSFQRDPAPFSVSNVMHGAHLYAQHCTACHGADGRGEGPLAATLAHWPPTFAGALLARRLDGELFWHVRHGTHDEHGAPTMPGFAATFGPQDTWAVLDYLKALAAGSGAQAEGAWPVPVPLPALDVRCGGAAPQPLDRWREGQRVRIVALAPGAAPPPEDARWQTLLVTARGASVPPATGTRANCVASTPDAWLAFATIAGVAPDALGGTQLLADRRGWLRARALPGSAGWSDADLLCRSDTAARPAAPAVPAAPAANGDPLTALLLRVDAEPVRDVQAGLPH, encoded by the coding sequence ATGAACGCGCCGCCGCTCTCCGACTGGACGCTCGCATTCCTGCAACTGCTGTATCGCGCGCAAATCGCGTTGACGCGCATGCTGCATGCGGTCGGCCTGACCGGCGACGCCGACGGTCAGGCCGCGTGGCCGTGGACGTACCGGATCGCGCTCGAGACGCTGCGCATCGACGCGGGCCTCACGCGGCAACTCGCGTTCGCCTGTGCGGTGACGGCGCTGGCCGTGGCGCTCGGCGTCGTCGCGCTCGCTTCGCGCAAATGGCGCTTCGCATCCGCGATCGCCGCGATCGCCGTCGCATGGTTCGCACCATGGCCGCCGTCGTCGCTATGGCTCGCGCCCGCGGTGCCGACGAGTTTCCAGCGCGATCCCGCGCCGTTTTCGGTGTCGAACGTGATGCACGGCGCGCATCTGTATGCGCAACACTGCACCGCCTGCCACGGCGCGGACGGCCGTGGCGAAGGGCCGCTCGCGGCCACGCTCGCGCACTGGCCGCCGACCTTTGCCGGCGCGCTGCTTGCGCGTCGCCTCGACGGCGAACTGTTCTGGCATGTGCGCCACGGCACGCACGACGAACACGGCGCGCCGACGATGCCCGGCTTCGCCGCGACGTTCGGCCCGCAGGACACGTGGGCCGTGCTCGACTACCTGAAAGCGCTCGCCGCCGGCAGCGGCGCGCAGGCGGAGGGCGCGTGGCCCGTGCCCGTCCCGCTGCCGGCGCTCGACGTACGCTGCGGCGGCGCCGCGCCTCAACCGCTCGATCGCTGGCGCGAAGGCCAGCGCGTGCGCATCGTCGCACTCGCGCCAGGCGCCGCGCCGCCGCCGGAAGATGCGCGCTGGCAAACCTTGCTCGTCACCGCACGGGGCGCGTCCGTGCCGCCGGCAACCGGCACGCGTGCGAACTGCGTCGCGTCGACGCCCGATGCGTGGCTTGCGTTCGCGACGATTGCCGGCGTCGCACCCGACGCGCTCGGCGGTACGCAACTGCTCGCCGATCGGCGCGGCTGGCTGCGGGCGCGCGCGTTGCCGGGCAGCGCCGGCTGGTCGGATGCCGACCTGCTGTGCCGTTCCGATACCGCTGCACGGCCAGCCGCGCCCGCCGTGCCGGCCGCGCCCGCCGCGAACGGCGACCCGCTGACCGCGCTGCTGCTGCGCGTCGACGCGGAACCCGTACGCGACGTGCAGGCCGGGCTCCCGCACTGA
- a CDS encoding sensor histidine kinase produces the protein MTRPNLRTQVALWLLLPLLGLLALDSWLTYQRAMSAAHVAFDRTLSSSLKSIREGVRLNDGEIEVDLPYLALEMLESSDGGKIYYLIREDNGHTITGYPDLPLPQGRDAGDGALFVTRYYDVVYRGEQLRMAALRIPVHDVPTAQSRIVWVMVGETIEARQALAREILVGSLLQEGLLVVLALGIVWLGVGRGLRPLNRLSATVAARSEDDPTPLDTGAMPSELAPLVDSINQYIGRTQRMQVARRRFFADAAHQLKTPLAAVQAGVELALRPDEQPRVNGHLRRANGAVRQAAKIVQQLLSLSRLDSDSGHAIAHKPVALHRLARSVTLDWSPVARARDIDLGFEHEADVDVHGQSDLLGEMIGNLIDNAIRYAGDRAVITVRVSRDDEHARLDVIDNGPGIPENERDAVFERFHRGSKTQTVEGTGLGLSIVREIARVHQGSVTLADAAGGGLVVTIRLPAVNDAASRAA, from the coding sequence GTGACCCGCCCGAACCTGCGCACGCAGGTCGCGCTGTGGCTGCTGCTGCCGCTGCTCGGCCTGCTCGCGCTCGACTCGTGGCTCACGTACCAGCGCGCGATGAGCGCCGCGCACGTCGCGTTCGACCGCACGCTGTCGTCGTCGCTGAAGTCGATTCGCGAAGGCGTGCGGCTCAACGACGGCGAGATCGAGGTCGACCTGCCGTATCTCGCGCTCGAAATGCTCGAATCGAGCGACGGCGGCAAGATCTACTACCTGATCCGCGAGGACAACGGCCACACGATCACCGGCTACCCGGACCTGCCGCTGCCGCAGGGGCGCGACGCGGGCGACGGCGCGCTGTTCGTCACGCGCTACTACGACGTCGTCTATCGCGGCGAGCAGTTGCGGATGGCCGCGCTGCGCATTCCGGTGCACGACGTGCCGACCGCGCAGTCGCGCATCGTCTGGGTGATGGTCGGCGAGACGATCGAGGCGCGCCAGGCGCTCGCACGCGAGATCCTGGTCGGTTCGCTGCTGCAGGAAGGGTTGCTCGTCGTGCTCGCGCTCGGGATCGTGTGGCTCGGCGTCGGGCGCGGGCTGCGGCCGCTGAACCGGCTGTCGGCGACGGTCGCCGCGCGCAGCGAGGACGACCCGACGCCGCTCGACACCGGCGCGATGCCGAGCGAGCTTGCGCCGCTCGTCGATTCGATCAACCAGTACATCGGCCGCACGCAGCGGATGCAGGTCGCGCGGCGCCGCTTCTTCGCCGATGCGGCCCATCAGTTGAAGACGCCGCTCGCGGCCGTGCAGGCCGGTGTCGAACTCGCGCTGCGACCCGACGAGCAGCCGCGCGTGAACGGTCACCTGCGGCGCGCGAACGGCGCGGTGCGACAGGCCGCGAAGATCGTCCAGCAACTGCTGTCGCTGTCGCGGCTCGATTCGGACAGCGGCCATGCGATCGCGCACAAGCCGGTCGCGCTGCATCGGCTCGCGCGCAGCGTGACGCTCGACTGGTCGCCGGTTGCACGCGCGCGCGACATCGATCTCGGCTTCGAACACGAGGCCGATGTCGACGTGCATGGGCAGTCCGACCTGCTCGGCGAGATGATCGGCAACCTGATCGACAACGCGATCCGCTATGCGGGCGACCGCGCGGTGATCACGGTGCGCGTGTCGCGCGACGACGAGCACGCGCGGCTCGATGTGATCGACAACGGGCCGGGGATTCCAGAAAACGAGCGCGACGCGGTGTTCGAGCGCTTCCATCGCGGCAGCAAGACGCAGACCGTCGAAGGGACGGGGCTCGGGCTGTCGATCGTGCGCGAGATCGCACGCGTGCACCAGGGCAGCGTGACGCTTGCCGATGCGGCCGGCGGCGGGCTGGTCGTGACGATCCGGTTGCCGGCGGTGAACGACGCGGCGTCGCGAGCGGCATGA
- a CDS encoding ABC transporter permease — MSTIEHAPTAAPAGGSASASTASLRVACTACEATLAADARRARTWPTGIAAALAWAALGALTQLWPNRVVGFSDWAYTDTFGTAAWSIAALLLAAATLGHLVPATRSRLARVRPAGPWLVALPLVLAAWEIVTAKTGWLPTPFFAPPQALIEVYVDDWPRLLGSAGNTLKLLALGFVYGVAVGFAVGVSIGWSRRIGYWVHPVLRVLGPVPATALLPLTFYFFPSSYSAAAFLIALSTGFPVAVLTWSGVASVNRQYYDVARTLGANARFLVLRVAIPAALPHVFVGIFMGLSASFTVLVVAEMMGVKSGLGWYLSWAQGWASYVNMYAALIVMALLFSGLIALLFAVRDRVLAWQKGTVKW; from the coding sequence ATGTCGACGATCGAACACGCTCCCACCGCAGCACCGGCCGGCGGCAGCGCCAGTGCCTCCACCGCATCCTTGCGCGTCGCCTGCACGGCCTGCGAAGCTACGCTGGCCGCCGACGCCCGCCGCGCCCGGACCTGGCCGACCGGCATCGCCGCTGCGCTCGCATGGGCCGCGCTCGGCGCGCTCACGCAACTGTGGCCGAACCGCGTCGTCGGCTTCAGCGACTGGGCTTACACGGACACGTTCGGCACGGCCGCGTGGTCGATCGCCGCGCTGCTGCTCGCCGCCGCGACGCTCGGCCATCTCGTCCCCGCCACACGCTCGCGGCTCGCGCGCGTGCGTCCGGCCGGCCCGTGGCTCGTCGCGCTGCCGCTCGTGCTCGCCGCATGGGAAATCGTCACCGCGAAAACCGGCTGGCTGCCGACGCCGTTCTTCGCGCCGCCGCAGGCGCTGATCGAGGTTTATGTCGACGACTGGCCGCGCCTGCTCGGCAGCGCCGGCAACACGCTGAAGCTGCTCGCGCTCGGGTTTGTTTACGGCGTCGCGGTCGGCTTCGCGGTGGGCGTGTCGATCGGCTGGTCGCGCCGGATCGGCTACTGGGTGCATCCGGTGCTGCGCGTGCTCGGCCCCGTGCCGGCCACCGCACTGCTGCCGCTCACGTTCTACTTCTTCCCGTCGAGCTATTCGGCCGCCGCGTTCCTGATCGCGCTGTCGACCGGCTTCCCGGTCGCCGTGCTGACGTGGTCGGGCGTCGCGAGCGTCAACCGGCAGTACTACGACGTCGCGCGCACGCTCGGCGCGAACGCGCGCTTCCTCGTGCTGCGCGTCGCGATTCCGGCCGCGCTGCCGCACGTGTTCGTCGGCATCTTCATGGGGCTGAGCGCGTCGTTCACGGTGCTGGTCGTCGCCGAGATGATGGGCGTCAAGTCGGGGCTCGGCTGGTACCTGAGCTGGGCGCAGGGCTGGGCATCGTACGTGAACATGTATGCGGCGCTGATCGTGATGGCGCTGCTGTTTTCCGGGCTGATCGCGCTGCTGTTCGCGGTGCGCGACCGCGTGCTCGCGTGGCAGAAGGGAACCGTCAAATGGTAA
- a CDS encoding PLP-dependent aminotransferase family protein has product MPRGKAAIPLDLPCPSGLSTGSPQSKQACIADAIRDAILKRLLPGDSPLPSSRTLAARWCVARGTVEAAYDLLCSEGYIARTRGSGSRVCAVVPDSYLRATAQPRDGSPHRPDTPRASAGTTDAAAPEHGVRPGVPFVARLADPGLLPMQQWKKALGASLLAATADDLGATPSQGVESLRAEIAAYLREYRGIPCEAGDIFITTGIRHSIDLVARTLLAPGSTVLMEDPGYASAWQIFTLAGATVIDVPVDREGIDTASLDRHPDARAAYVTPAHQAPLGVTMSVSRRLELLDWAQRSRAWIIEDDYDGEFSYQTAPLPALKSLDTCDRVIYCGSFNKTLFSGLRIGFMVVPAELRPMLSAVWHATARAVGVAPQLALARFIAHGDFAKHLRASRHAYRQRRDIVLDQLAKHAGGRYTVSGEHAGFHFVLWLPPGMDDTSFVAQAHAAGVALQTIHGFCRSAECEAGVVVGYSALTTAHARHGGRILGKLLAQPA; this is encoded by the coding sequence ATGCCGCGAGGCAAAGCCGCGATTCCGCTTGATCTGCCGTGCCCTTCCGGGCTGTCGACCGGCAGCCCGCAGTCGAAGCAGGCGTGCATTGCCGACGCGATTCGCGACGCGATCCTGAAGCGCCTGCTCCCCGGCGACAGCCCGCTGCCGTCCAGCCGGACCCTTGCCGCGCGCTGGTGCGTTGCACGGGGAACCGTCGAAGCGGCGTACGACTTGCTGTGCTCCGAGGGCTACATCGCACGCACGCGAGGGTCCGGGTCGCGGGTGTGCGCGGTGGTGCCGGACAGCTATCTGCGCGCGACCGCGCAGCCGCGCGATGGCAGCCCCCACCGCCCCGACACGCCCCGCGCGTCGGCGGGCACGACGGACGCGGCCGCGCCGGAACACGGCGTGCGCCCGGGCGTCCCGTTCGTCGCGCGACTCGCCGATCCGGGCCTGCTGCCGATGCAGCAATGGAAGAAAGCACTCGGGGCGAGCCTGCTCGCCGCGACGGCGGACGACCTCGGGGCGACGCCGTCGCAAGGCGTCGAAAGCCTGCGCGCCGAAATCGCCGCGTACCTGCGGGAATACCGCGGCATTCCGTGCGAGGCCGGCGACATCTTCATCACGACCGGCATCCGGCATTCGATCGATCTCGTCGCGCGAACGCTGCTCGCGCCCGGCTCGACGGTGCTGATGGAAGATCCGGGCTATGCATCGGCCTGGCAGATTTTCACGCTTGCGGGCGCGACCGTGATCGACGTGCCGGTCGATCGGGAAGGGATCGACACAGCGTCGCTGGATCGCCATCCCGACGCGCGCGCGGCCTACGTGACGCCCGCCCATCAGGCACCGCTCGGCGTCACGATGTCGGTGTCGCGCCGGCTCGAACTGCTCGACTGGGCGCAGCGCAGCCGGGCATGGATCATCGAAGACGACTACGACGGCGAATTCAGTTACCAGACCGCCCCGCTGCCCGCGCTGAAATCGCTCGACACCTGCGACCGCGTGATCTACTGCGGCTCGTTCAACAAGACACTGTTCTCCGGGCTGCGCATCGGCTTCATGGTCGTGCCGGCGGAACTGCGGCCGATGCTGTCGGCCGTGTGGCATGCGACCGCGCGCGCCGTCGGCGTGGCACCTCAACTCGCGCTGGCCCGCTTCATCGCGCACGGCGACTTTGCGAAGCACCTGCGCGCCAGCCGCCACGCGTACCGCCAGCGGCGCGACATCGTGCTCGACCAGCTGGCGAAGCACGCCGGCGGGCGGTACACGGTGTCCGGCGAGCACGCGGGATTTCATTTCGTGCTGTGGCTGCCGCCGGGGATGGACGACACATCGTTCGTCGCGCAGGCTCACGCGGCCGGCGTCGCGTTGCAGACGATCCACGGATTCTGTCGAAGCGCCGAGTGCGAAGCGGGTGTCGTCGTCGGCTATTCGGCACTGACGACCGCGCACGCGCGGCATGGCGGCCGAATCCTCGGAAAGCTGCTGGCGCAACCCGCGTAG
- a CDS encoding multidrug effflux MFS transporter, with amino-acid sequence MKTRSLPQWGWLFLLMLVVCLPRVTIDAYLPSLPAMADALHGTDAQLQLTLTLYMVGYALSMLVSGPLSDRYGRRPVLVGGLCVYVIASIACALSTSIPAIIAARIFQALGGCSGTVIGRVIVRERFPTAMQATMLGRISAGMALSPVIAPLAGSAVAEWLGWRGVFGWLAAGGLVATAMVLRCLPETRARDARPVPGPGLLRTYAGLLRERRFLRYSLAISFAYCTYYPFIAESSTLFQRQMGVSGPVYAAIFGLTVLGYLIGSSVFARTSGRWKADSVIAAAAGINLVGAAVLWVGGTIAPAVVAALVVPMFVVMIAVGIAIPACQFAVMQPYTKIAGTASGLFFFIQMAITAACGGVLAWLSDGTARPMIAVTVGASVAFLAVVVGFRERRVTDGSRFATGNRPAAER; translated from the coding sequence ATGAAGACGCGTTCCTTGCCCCAGTGGGGCTGGCTGTTCCTGTTGATGCTCGTCGTGTGCCTGCCGCGGGTCACGATCGATGCATATCTGCCGTCGCTGCCTGCGATGGCGGACGCGCTGCACGGCACCGACGCCCAGTTGCAGCTCACGCTGACCCTCTACATGGTCGGGTATGCGCTGTCGATGCTGGTGTCGGGGCCGTTGTCCGATCGGTACGGCCGCCGTCCCGTTCTCGTTGGCGGCCTGTGCGTCTACGTCATTGCGAGCATCGCCTGCGCGCTGTCGACCAGCATCCCCGCGATCATCGCCGCACGCATCTTCCAGGCGCTGGGCGGTTGCAGCGGAACGGTGATCGGGCGCGTCATCGTGCGCGAGCGCTTTCCGACCGCGATGCAGGCCACGATGCTCGGTCGAATCTCGGCCGGCATGGCGCTGTCGCCGGTGATTGCGCCGCTGGCCGGAAGCGCGGTCGCCGAGTGGCTCGGCTGGCGCGGCGTGTTCGGATGGCTGGCGGCGGGCGGGCTGGTCGCGACGGCGATGGTGCTGCGCTGCCTGCCGGAGACCCGCGCACGCGACGCGCGGCCGGTGCCGGGCCCGGGCCTGCTGCGGACGTACGCCGGGCTGCTTCGCGAGCGCCGTTTCCTGCGCTATTCGCTGGCCATCAGCTTCGCTTACTGCACGTACTATCCGTTCATCGCGGAATCGTCGACGCTGTTCCAGCGGCAAATGGGCGTGTCCGGCCCGGTTTATGCCGCGATCTTCGGCCTGACCGTGCTCGGCTACCTGATCGGCTCGAGCGTGTTCGCGCGCACCAGCGGCCGCTGGAAAGCCGATTCGGTCATCGCGGCGGCGGCCGGCATCAATCTGGTCGGTGCCGCGGTGCTGTGGGTCGGCGGCACCATCGCCCCGGCGGTGGTGGCGGCCCTCGTCGTCCCGATGTTCGTCGTGATGATCGCCGTCGGGATCGCGATTCCGGCCTGTCAGTTCGCGGTGATGCAGCCGTACACGAAGATCGCCGGCACGGCGTCCGGGCTCTTCTTCTTTATCCAGATGGCGATCACGGCCGCGTGCGGCGGCGTGCTGGCGTGGCTGTCGGACGGCACCGCCCGCCCGATGATTGCCGTCACGGTCGGCGCGAGCGTCGCGTTCCTGGCGGTGGTCGTCGGTTTTCGCGAGCGGCGCGTGACCGACGGTTCGCGCTTCGCGACCGGGAACCGTCCCGCTGCCGAGCGATGA